Proteins from one Podospora pseudoanserina strain CBS 124.78 chromosome 1, whole genome shotgun sequence genomic window:
- a CDS encoding hypothetical protein (EggNog:ENOG503PR59) translates to MPSSNFSSSSSSTAAGEKSRIPPDYEWKYHSGHESSRLCSCKTCSCGAAVPYAGDLCDDCSKPH, encoded by the exons ATGCCGTCCTCCAATTTCAGcagctcctcttcatccaccGCTGCCGGCGAGAAATCTCGGATTCCTCCCGACTACGAGTGGAAGTACCACAGCGGTCATGAGTCCAGTCGCCTCTGTTCCTGCAAGACTTG CTCctgtggtgctgctgtcccCTACGCCGGCGACCTCTGTGACGACTGCTCCAAGCCACACTAG
- a CDS encoding hypothetical protein (EggNog:ENOG503NX35; COG:Q), with protein sequence MTKTVCIVGAGPSGLVAAKSLLHDVPRGTFEVTIVDSQPRLGGLWPSQKDDNGGLIHPLMVANQSKHTVQFSDLAWPEDAPELPQAWQVGQYLDRYYKAYCLAAELCLETHVERTEKTRSGSWRVWTRSKDGTLGERPFDYLLVASGYFGKPAVPGSDVIPEHPEVPVIHSSKYRNLKDLLGGGNPKGGKILVVGGQMSGVEIAGTIATHLSSATNSPGASPIANPEKYSVHHIIQKPVWVMPMFLSPKASSPAPPFLPLDLASYNLSNRPHPLTNTQGHITEESAIRTSSLYETALGTDQSIYSPALAFTHKDHANPQFIAVSDNYNEFVRSGLITVTQGKLDKLSGHEAIISPTGDKVDDIVAVVLATGFKASDSISFLPQEELETLSLSPDDLNNTVALAFHGTYHPCISNLGFVGFYRSQYWGVMEMQARFVTTLWNAGGSGSVALTQALKQALDKDKSIQRTVALRDDPRASQFPMGDYAWLMQEFATALEMERVDHLGAMPALPPAGSEMNILTPARYPSKRLNEFQQPEFTKSLKQTEATVWAGVSSGKFVAKAVFRSLLGEWKLERKLTSKLPSHPSGHFSGTASFLLREGTRDGREAEFDKIVQEGGDIGMEYLYIEEGDFEADSGFTFRATRRYIWRYNENKDELSVWFAKTDDQKRADYLFHKVEFTVPKDDNEKSWKATAGHMCIKDYYDVKYDFRFKAVNLVDWNLAYTVNGPQKDYTIDGTYTR encoded by the exons ATGACGAAGACGGTGTGCATTGTTG GGGCCGGGCCTTCGGGTCTCGTGGCCGCCAAGTCTCTTCTCCACGACGTGCCCAGGGGCACTTTTGAGGTCACCATTGTCGACTCCCAACCTCGACTGGGGGGTCTCTGGCCATCCCAGAAGGACGACAATGGTGGCCTCATCCATCCTCTCATGGTCGCCAACCAGAGCAAACACACCGTCCAATTCAGTGATCTCGCTTGGCCCGAAGATGCCCCTGAGTTGCCGCAAGCGTGGCAGGTTGGCCAGTATCTAGATCGGTACTACAAAGCGTACTGCCTCGCGGCAGAGCTATGCCTAGAAACTCACGTTGAGAGGACCGAGAAAACTCGTTCTGGATCCTGGCGTGTTTGGACTCGCTCAAAGGATGGGACTCTGGGAGAACGTCCCTTCGATTATCTCCTCGTTGCTTCGGGCTATTTTGGGAAGCCAGCAGTCCCTGGGTCCGACGTGATTCCTGAGCATCCCGAAGTACCCGTCATCCATAGCAGCAAGTACCGAAATCTAAAGGATTTGCTTGGAGGAGGTAATCCCAAAGGGGGCAAGATTCTTGTTGTCGGAGGCCAAATGTCAGGCGTCGAGATTGCCGGCACCATTGCTACACACTTGTCTTCTGCCACGAACTCGCCTGGAGCAAGCCCAATAGCGAACCCTGAGAAATACTCTGTCCATCACATTATTCAAAAACCGGTCTGGGTAATGCCAATGTTTCTATCACCAAAG GCAAGCTCACCGGCACCCCCCTTCCTGCCGTTGGACTTGGCGTCCTATAACCTCTCCAACCGTCCCCACCCATTGACGAATACGCAAGGCCACATTACGGAGGAGTCAGCAATTCGAACCAGTTCCCTTTACGAAACTGCTCTCGGAACAGACCAGTCCATCTATTCCCCTGCACTCGCCTTCACCCACAAGGACCATGCCAACCCACAGTTCATAGCAGTCAGCGACAACTACAACGAGTTCGTTCGGTCAGGCCTCATCACTGTGACCCAGGGCAAACTGGACAAGCTTTCCGGTCATGAGGCTATCATCTCGCCAACAGGGGACAAAGTCGACGACATTGTAGCAGTGGTTTTGGCGACTGGCTTCAAAGCATCTGACTCAATCTCCTTTTTACCGCAGGAAGAACTGGAGAcgctttctctttctccagACGATCTGAACAACACCGTTGCGTTGGCATTCCATGGCACATATCACCCTTGCATTTCCAACCTTGGATTCGTGGGATTCTACCGATCTCAATACTGGGGTGTGATGGAGATGCAAGCTCGATTTGTCACGACTCTCTGGAACGCCGGCGGATCAGGATCTGTTGCTCTGACCCAAGCCCTGAAACAAGCTTTGGACAAGGACAAGTCTATTCAACGGACGGTCGCACTTCGGGACGACCCACGAGCATCTCAGTTCCCCATGGGAGACTACGCCTGGCTCATGCAAGAATTTGCCACAGCATTGGAAATGGAGCGTGTGGACCATCTCGGTGCTATGCCCGCACTCCCCCCTGCTGGCAGCGAGATGAACATTCTGACTCCGGCGCGATATCCATCGAAGAGGCTTAACGAGTTTCAGCAGCCGGAATTCACCAAATCTCTAAAGCAGACCGAAGCAACAGTATGGGCAGGTGTATCATCTGGCAAATTTGTCGCAAAGGCCGTGTTTCGGTCTCTACTGGGAGAGtggaagctggagaggaaACTCACAAGCAAGCTTCCCAGTCACCCTAGCGGTCATTTCAGCGGTACGGCCAGTTTCTTGCTCCGGGAGGGCACAAGAGATGGTCGCGAAGCCGAATTCGACAAGATTGTCCAAGAAGGCGGTGATATCGGCATGGAGTACCTGTACATCGAAGAAGGCGACTTTGAGGCCGACAGCGGCTTCACCTTCCGAGCCACTCGTCGCTACATTTGGCGCTACAACGAGAACAAGGACGAGCTCAGTGTCTGGTTTGCGAAGACGGATGATCAGAAGAGGGCCGATTACCTCTTTCACAAGGTGGAATTTACGGTGCCAAAGGACGATAACGAAAAGAGCTGGAAGGCGACGGCTGGACACATGTGTATCAAGGATTATTACGACGTCAAGTATGACTTTCGCTTCAAGGCGGTCAACCTGGTGGATTGGAATTTGGCGTACACTGTCAATGGCCCGCAGAAGGATTACACGATCGATGGCACCTACACCCGTTGA
- a CDS encoding hypothetical protein (COG:G; EggNog:ENOG503NU7U), with product MISMSDDREKDSISEAQRSHDEGMEFPEDPDAHLTAAEKAEVDRKLLWKLDKKLMPWLCFLYLLAFLDRTNIGNAKIAGLSEDLGLTVSSYNATLTIFFVSYAVFEPITNIMLKRYRPSVFIPIIMVLWGASMLGMGFVKNWSGLMCARWFLGLTEAGLFPGVNYYLSCWYKRSEFGLRAAVFFSAAALSGSFGGLLAAAIENMHGIAGLPGWAWIFILEGLLTIIVGIMSFWLVYDFPTEAKFLSEVDRARVVRRLKFDKQSSAENEKYTNSALWESLKDWKMWLGMVIYMGCDMPLYAFSLFLPTIISDMGWNTSVIRAQLMSVPPYAAAAILTVVIGFIADRTRQRGLCNILVSVLGVAGFAMLLASEDAAVKYVGTFLGALGIYPCISNTISWMANNTEGVYKRGVVMGFVIGWGNLNGVVSSNIFFNGPRFVEGHAVIIAYMAVFLFGGSVLMTVLLRRENAKRLRGERDYLVEGMSEKEMERLGDRRPDFIYTV from the exons ATGATTAGCATGAGTGACGACAGAGAGAAAGACTCCATCAGCGAGGCTCAGCGAAGCCACGACGAAGGAATGGAGTTTCCAGAAGATCCAGACGCCCATCTCACGGCGGCCGAGAAGGCCGAAGTG GACCGCAAGTTACTCTGGAAGCTAGATAAGAAACTGATGCCCTGG CTTTGTTTCCTTTACCTCCTCGCCTTTCTCGACAGAACGAACATTGGCAATGCCAAAATCGCCGGTCTCTCTGAAGACCTCGGCCTCACCGTCTCGTCTTACAAtgccaccctcaccatcttTTTTGTGTCGTACGCCGTCTTTGAACCCATCACCAATATCATGCTAAAACGATACCGGCCCTCGGtcttcatccccatcatcat GGTGCTCTGGGGCGCAAGCATGCTAGGAATGGGCTTCGTCAAAAACTGGTCCGGCCTCATGTGCGCCCGCTGGTTCCTCGGCCTCACTGAAGCGGGCCTCTTCCCTGGCGTGAATTACTACCTCTCGTGCTGGTACAAGCGTTCTGAATTTGGCCTACGCGCTgccgtcttcttctcggcagcTGCCTTGTCCGGCTCGTTCGGTGGTTTACTCGCTGCTGCCATCGAAAATATGCACGGCATCGCTGGCCTCCCAGGCTGGGCCTGGATTTTTATTCTGGAGGGCCTCCTTACCATCATCGTCGGTATCATGTCCTTCTGGCTAGTCTACGACTTTCCCACCGAAGCCAAGTTCTTGTCTGAAGTCGACAGAGCGAGAGTTGTCAGGAGGCTAAAGTTTGACAAGCAAAGCTCGGCGGAGAATGAAAAGTACACCAACAGTGCGCTGTGGGAGAGTCTGAAGGATTGGAAGATGTGGCTCGGGATGGTGATTTACATGGGGTGTGACATGCCGCTTTACGCGTTTTCTCTGTTCCTGCCGACGATTATCAGCGATATGGGTTGGAACACGTCTGTCATTCGAGCGCAGCTTATGAGCGTGCCCCCGTATGCAGCAGCTGCTATCCTGACGGTTGTTATCGGTTTCATCGCCGACAGGACAAGACAGAGAGGCCTCTGCAACATTCTGGTCTCAGTCTTGGGGGTGGCGGGGTTCGCAATGTTACTGGCGAGCGAGGATGCAGCGGTCAAGTATGTCGGCACGTTTCTCGGAGCGTTGGGGATCTACCCTTGCATATCGAACACTATCTCGTGGATGGCAAACAACACCGAGGGGGTTTAcaagaggggggtggtgatggggtttgtGATTGGGTGGGGAAATCTGAACGGGGTGGTGAGCAGTAATATCTTCTTCAACGGGCCGAGATTTGTGGAGGGACACGCGGTGATTATTGCGTACATGGCGGTCTTCCTTTTTGGGGGGTCGGTGTTGATGACggtgctgttgaggagggagaatgCGAAacggttgaggggggagagggattacctggtggaggggatgagcgagaaggagatggagagattAGGAGACAGGAGGCCGGATTTTATTTATAcggtttga
- a CDS encoding hypothetical protein (EggNog:ENOG503PAD1; COG:S) — protein sequence MTSTWSPSFFLAMAALKIVPGQSGYMNLTSTERDTIQHVERFGASLSLVGVSFIFWAYWMFKRVRTVPNTFILFASIANVGASIACLIGYAGIVAGDDSGLCKVQAFLLEMFMQSDPWWSLAMAVNVYMVFFMAYNPNNFHRHLWMYCVVCFGVPAVPAVVMLFHRPGDVHMYGNATLWCWIADAYNQLRIFLYYLPIWTCIALSALIYVAVGYHVFHQRNQLRNLTLSNQAKDASGTDLRGSAEKEPQLDDRRGACYGTVTTEVQVTAEAAECSSHASTLTDGTHDQQHEATPPSTPTGASSITPVLPPAHRHAMATAPQPPAATLHPWVSPAESLDSDDFGRSPTSHSCSRTQHSNPFKTISSVSSAPRCRSASVANVNRQNWLKTRFDHVGQAWKKFRYKLVNLDPIKLAYLRTSFVFAISVLVTWTPSSINRVYALMYPATTSYSLNLASAVVLPLQGLWNAVIFAATSWAVLAEEFKTLWIRSGVRIPGRWQEEQQEGGAVVDREGVEGFKMAWHQNGRGRVSHEEGDDGDDVLVPPERVFRERHGSVAGGFDGGGGSRRPSEYGSRRPSEYLVPPLGGPGSPRAGQGQVRVIRGGSL from the exons ATGACCAGCACTTGGtctccctccttctttcTCGCTATGGCCGCTCTCAAGATTGTCCCTGGACAAAGCGGCTACATGAATTTGACATCGACAGAACGAGACACCATCCAGCATGTGGAACGGTTTGGGGCCTCCCTGAGCCTGGTGGGGGTTTCCTTCATCTTTTGGGCTTACTGGATGTTTAAGCGGGTTCGGACGGTACCCAACACTTTTATCCTCTTTGCTTCCATTGCGAACGTTGGGGCCAGCATCGCCTGCTTGATCGGCTATGCTGGAATAGTCGCCGGGGATGACTCTGGGCTATGTAAAGTTCAAGCGTTTTTGCTGGAGAT GTTCATGCAGTCGGATCCTTGGTGGTCGCTTGCCATGGCTGTCAATGTGTACATGGTTTTTTTCATGGCATACAACCCGAACAACTTTCACAGACATCTCTGGATGTACTGTGTCGTTTGCTTCGGTGTTCCCGCCGTCCCGGCAGTTGTCATGTTATTCCATCGGCCTGGCGATGTGCACATGTACGGGAACGCAACA CTGTGGTGCTGGATTGCCGACGCGTACAATCAGCTGCGCATCTTTCTCTACTACCTACCAATCTGGACTTGCATCGCGCTGTCTGCTCTCATCTACGTGGCAGTCGGCTACCATGTGTTTCACCAGCGTAACCAGTTGAGGAACCTCACACTGAGCAACCAGGCCAAGGACGCCTCCGGCACCGACCTCAGAGGATCAGCGGAAAAG GAACCCCAACTCGACGACAGAAGAGGCGCATGCTATGGCACCGTGACGACCGAGGTCCAAGTGACAGCCGAAGCGGCAGAGTGCTCCTCGCACGCCTCGACCTTGACGGATGGCACTCACGACCAGCAGCACGAAGCGACCCCGCCCTCGACACCCACCGGCGCGTCAAGCATCACACCTGTCCTACCGCCCGCCCACCGCCATGCCATGGCCACCGCCCCTCAGCCACCAGCCGCCACCCTCCACCCGTGGGTATCGCCCGCCGAGTCCCTCGACTCCGACGACTTTGGGAGATCCCCCACCTCGCACTCGTGCTCTCGAACCCAGCACTCGAACCCGTTCAAGACTATCTCGAGCGTTTCCTCTGCCCCAAGATGCCGGTCCGCCTCTGTCGCGAATGTCAACAGGCAAAATTGGTTGAAGACCAGGTTTGATCACGTCGGTCAGGCGTGGAAGAAGTTTCGGTACAAGCTTGTCAACCTGGACCCGATCAAGCTGGCCTATCTCCGGACCTCGTTTGTTTTTGCAATCTCAGTGCTCGTGACGTGGACGCCGAGCAGTATCAACCGCGTTTACGCTCTCATGTACCCAGCTACGACGAGCTACTCGCTCAATCTTGCTTCCGCCGTCGTGTTGCCGCTTCAAGGGTTGTGGAATGCCGTTATTTTTGCGGCGACTAGCTGGGCTGtgttggcggaggagtttAAGACTTTGTGGATCAGGTCTGGGGTGAGGATACCGGGACGGTGGCAGGAGGAACAacaggaagggggggcggtggtggatagggaaggggtggaaggctTTAAGATGGCTTGGCACCAGaatgggagagggagggttagtcacgaggaaggggacgatggggatgatgtgTTGGTGCCGCCGGAGAGGGTGTTTAGGGAACGGCATGGGAGTGTGGCGGGTGggtttgatggtgggggtgggagtaGACGGCCGTCAGAGTATGGGAGTCGAAGACCGTCGGAGTATTTGGTGCCACCTTTGGGGGGGCCGGGGAGTCCGAGGGCTGGGCAGGGGCAGGTCAGGGTTATTAGAGGAGGTTCTTTATGA
- the SVP26 gene encoding erv26 superfamily protein (EggNog:ENOG503P13K; COG:I; COG:T) has product MWILPLVGYLGSIVGFGFMTLAIASGLYYLSELVEEHTVIAKRFLSKLIYSIMALQLLLCVVDRFPFFLTVLGIFSHFIYLGNMRRFPFVKLTDPLFLASCALVLINHYVWFKHFSHHQERAYQNVSYYDTPDDIPTFTEIASYFGLCVWLVPFALFVSLSASDNVLPTMGSGSSGDFSSSSTSNGSKKRGQGMFKALVDGVLNTMAELGNMTGLKKLEDRL; this is encoded by the exons ATGTGGATCTTGCCGTTGGTCGGATACCTCGGGTCGATCGTGGGCTTTGGCTTCATGACCCTGGCCATAG CCTCCGGCCTCTACTACCTCTCTGAACTCGTCGAAGAGCACACCGTCATCGCGAAGcgcttcctctccaagctcatTTACTCGATCATGgccctccagcttctcctctgcGTCGTCGACcgcttccccttcttcctcaccgtTCTCGGCATCTTCTCGCACTTTATCTACTTAGGCAACATGCGGCGCTTCCCCTTTGTGAAACTCACCGACCCCTTGTTCCTCGCCTCGTGCG CCCTCGTTTTAATCAACCACTACGTCTGGTTCAAAcacttctcccaccaccaagaacgCGCCTACCAAAACGTCTCCTATTACGACACTCCTGACGACATCCCCACCTTCACCGAGATCGCCTCATACTTTGGGCTCTGCGTCTGGCTCGTTCCCTTCGCATTGTTTGTTTCCCTCTCAGCAAGCGACAACGTCCTCCCCACCATGGGAAGCGGGAGCAGCGGTGacttctcctcgtcgtctACATCAAACGGCAGCAAAAAGAGAGGACAGGGCATGTTCAAAGCGCTGGTGGATGGAGTCCTAAATACAATGGCCGAGTTGGGCAACATGacggggttgaagaagctggaggataGGCTCTAG